The Paramisgurnus dabryanus chromosome 1, PD_genome_1.1, whole genome shotgun sequence genome includes a window with the following:
- the LOC141282650 gene encoding uncharacterized protein produces the protein MDGNLRGRGGRVQDEEIMVDEEEVVDEEEEQDLWCVWCEDWSISLPKKIEALSGSCVTINCRFDINSEYDKDLTDSAAGVWLKDGTDIEGNGGLKWTYTQKSAFIDVIDFPPNPAVQMFEDQMEVEEEVLEGSSMCLRCSAKTLCSSSPPTLTWSSTDRLHLNESSRLQLDQQNQTEIISDLNFTATHLQHGVTFICTITYQLQQRKTTALNFIRLRVQYGPKISLFSCNRTNVTVCLCEAHGNPSPKVEWFLSGRPVSNSANTSISEERLSSTDLRSFISLHQSLTHTDTLQCVTTNTHGNASKQIQLVSSLQEMTHCQLTLIPLLVILTLILILYALTVGFGLYKIRQ, from the exons ATGGACGGAAATCTGAGAGGCAGAGGAGGAAGAGTGCAGGATGAGGAAATTATGGTGGATGAGGAAGAGGTGGTAGATGAGGAGGAAGAGCAGGACCTGTGGT GTGTTTGGTGTGAAGATTGGAGCATCAGTCTGCCAAAGAAGATTGAAGCTCTGAGTGGATCCTGTGTGACCATAAACTGCAGATTTGATATTAATAGTGAATATGACAAAGATCTCACTGACAGTGCTGCAGGAGTGTGGCTTAAAGATGGGACTGAT atTGAGGGTAATGGTGGACTGAAATGGACCTATACACAAAAATCTGCTTTTATAGATGTGATCG ACTTTCCCCCCAATCCCGCAGTGCAGATGTTTGAGGATCAGATGGAGGTTGAGGAGGAGGTGTTAGAGGGGAGCTCTATGTGTCTGCGCTGCTCTGCTAAGACTCTCTGCTCCTCTTCTCCACCAACTCTCACATGGAGCTCCACTGACAGACTCCACCTCAATGAGAGCAGCAGACTACAGCTGGATCAACAGAATCAAACTGAGATCATCTCTGATCTGAACTTCACTGCTACTCACCTTCAACATGGAGTCACTTTCATCTGCACTATAACCTACCAGCTACAACAGAGGAAGACAACAGCACTTAACTTCATCAGATTACGTGTTCAGT ATGGACCCAAAATCTCTCTCTTCAGCTGTAACAGAACTAATGtaactgtgtgtttgtgtgaggcTCATGGGAATCCCTCTCCTAAAGTGGAGTGGTTTCTATCTGGACGTCCTGTCAGTAACTCTGCAAACACATCCATCAGTGAGGAGCGATTGAGCAGCACAGACTTGAGGAGCTTCATTTCTCTCCATCAGTCacttacacacacagacactctGCAGTGTGTCACCACCAACACTCACGGCAATGCCAGTAAACAGATTCAACTGGTTTCCAGTCTTCAGGAGATGACAC ATTGTCAACTGACTTTAATTCCACTCCTGGTCATCTTAACACTGATTCTTATCCTGTATGCTCTAACTGTTGGATTTGGACTTTACAAAATTAGACAGTAA
- the LOC135750522 gene encoding Schwann cell myelin protein-like has product MCAAISEDGVVGPRPYIEPYNAALLVTFLDELDQVCTVELKVIVWDNVSFHHAHVVQAWFQAHAQFTTLYLTPYSPFLNPIDWKMEGTDIILMKMDKLILLISLLQGVWCEEWPITLPEKIEALSGSCVTINCRFDINNKYDNDLTDSAAGMWFKDEHQNNNNIVFNSSDSNLFFKGNITGKLKSKNCTTIFYNVTSNHKGKFFFRIEGNGGLKWTYTQKSVSINVIDSPPNPTVQIFKDQMEVEVHEEVLEGSSMCLRCSAKTLCSSSPPTLTWSFTDRLHLNESSRLQLDQQKQTEIISDLNFTATHLQHGVTFICTITYQLQQRITTAQSNITLRVQYAPKISLFSCNRTDVTVCLCEAHGNPSPKVDWFLSGRPVSNFKNTFISEERLSSTDLRSFISLNQSLTHTDTLQCVTINTHGNASQQIQLDSTSHKIFSNFIIFSVIGAAGALEHEGESVYANRAELSPAEADNDPESLHYSSIHFTNTHTESEEIMDASSFTAEYAAVRLYPAGASESSTDAQVIVNAEELKEEVKPKKSDQEMASDSDSQLYAQVKR; this is encoded by the exons ATGTGTGCGGCTATATCAGAAGATGGTGTGGTGGGACCCAGACCTTATATTGAACCATATAATGCAGCTCTCCTTGTCACCTTTCTTGATGAGCTCGACCAGGTTTGTACTGTAGAGCTGAAGGTCATTGTGTGGGACAATGTCAGTTTCCATCATGCTCATGTGGTGCAAGCATGGTTTCAGGCCCATGCACAATTTACCACCCTGTATTTAACCCCATACTCCCCCTTCCTTAACCCGATCGATTGGAAGATGGAAG GGACTGATATTATTTTAATGAAGATGGATAAACTTATtcttttaatttctttgttaCAAG GTGTTTGGTGTGAAGAATGGCCCATCACTCTGCCAGAGAAGATTGAAGCTCTGAGTGGATCCTGTGTGACCATAAACTGCCGATTTGatattaataacaaatatgacaaTGATCTCACTGACAGTGCTGCAGGAATGTGGTTTAAAGATGaacatcaaaacaacaacaatattgTGTTTAACTCCAGCGACTCCAATCTCttttttaaagggaacataactggaaaattaaaaagcaaaaaCTGTACTACCATCTTTTATAATGTTACTTCAAATCACAAAGGCAAATTTTTCTTCAGGATTGAGGGTAATGGTGGACTGAAATGGACCTATACACAAAAATCTGTTTCAATAAATGTGATCG ACTCTCCCCCCAATCCCACAGTGCAGATATTTAAGGATCAGATGGAGGTTGAGGTTCATGAGGAGGTGTTAGAGGGGAGCTCTATGTGTCTGCGCTGCTCTGCTAAGACTCTCTGCTCCTCTTCTCCACCAACTCTCACATGGAGCTTCACTGACAGACTCCACCTCAATGAGAGCAGCAGACTACAGCTGGATCAACAGAAACAAACTGAGATCATCTCTGATCTGAACTTCACTGCTACTCACCTTCAACATGGAGTCACTTTCATCTGCACTATAACCTACCAGCTACAACAGAGGATCACAACAGCACAGAGCAACATCACATTACGTGTTCAGT ATGCACCCAAAATCTCTCTCTTCAGCTGTAACAGAACTGATGtaactgtgtgtttgtgtgaggcTCATGGGAATCCCTCTCCTAAAGTGGATTGGTTTCTATCTGGACGTCCTGTCagtaactttaaaaacacattcatcAGTGAGGAGCGATTGAGCAGCACAGACTTGAGGAGCTTCATTTCTCTCAATCAGTCacttacacacacagacactctGCAGTGTGTCACCATCAACACTCACGGCAATGCCAGTCAACAGATTCAACTGGATTCAACTTCTCACAAGATATTTtcaaatttcataattttttctgTGATTGGAGCTGCTGGTGCTTTA GAGCATGAGGGAGAATCAGTTTATGCCAATAGAGCTGAGCTATCACCTGCTGAAGCTGACAATGACCCAGAATCCCTTCATTATTCCTCCATTCACTTCACAAACACCCACACAGAGTCAGAAGAGATCATGGATGCTTCCTCATTTACTGCTGAATACGCTGCCGTCCGTCTCTATCCTGCAGGAGCATCAGAGAGTTCTACAGATGCACAGGTGATTGTTAATGCAGAAGAGCTTAAAGAAGAAGTAAAGCCTAAGAAATCTGATCAAGAGATGGCGTCAGACTCAGATTCTCAATTATATGCACAAGTTAAGCGTTGA